The following are encoded in a window of Methanococcus voltae genomic DNA:
- a CDS encoding MBL fold metallo-hydrolase, which produces MIVGRFHGGCHQIGKSCVEIETKKSRILVDCGMDPSNNAIPDVDASKIDAVVVSHAHLDHCGAVPHFDFKNIYCNAPTADLMYNVWKDTVNLSKSYKEEDIQRSMKNINILGYREPKKITSDISMKFYDAGHILGSSSVYLDIDGKKLLYTGDINEIETRTLNPADTDIDEIDTIIIESTYGSPLDVKPSRKVLEKQLIDEISETIEENGKVIIPVFAVGRAQEIIVIINNYIRSGLLKKVPVYVCGSLTHTTGMYMSYSEWLNPKINNLMNNGTNPFGNLLKADDNIFNNNEPCIIISTSGMVQGGPVLQYLSLLKNPKNKLILTGYQGEGTIGRSLEEGATEITPFKKPIQIKGKITKIEFSAHGDYNSLVRYLKKIPEPKKAIVMHGERYQALSLAMTIWKMFKIPAIAPTIGSTLPLF; this is translated from the coding sequence ATGATAGTCGGTAGATTTCACGGCGGTTGTCATCAAATCGGAAAATCTTGTGTAGAGATAGAAACAAAAAAGTCCAGAATTTTAGTAGATTGTGGAATGGACCCTTCAAATAACGCCATACCTGACGTAGATGCGAGTAAAATAGATGCAGTTGTAGTGTCTCACGCACACCTTGACCACTGTGGTGCAGTACCTCATTTTGATTTCAAAAATATTTACTGCAATGCACCTACAGCTGATTTAATGTATAATGTATGGAAAGATACAGTAAACTTGTCAAAATCGTACAAAGAAGAAGATATCCAAAGGTCTATGAAAAATATCAACATTTTGGGATACAGAGAACCTAAAAAGATAACTTCAGACATATCTATGAAGTTTTACGATGCAGGGCACATATTGGGTAGTTCCTCAGTTTATTTGGATATCGATGGTAAAAAGTTATTGTATACTGGAGATATTAACGAAATAGAAACAAGAACTTTAAACCCTGCCGATACAGATATTGACGAAATAGATACAATAATAATTGAATCAACTTACGGCTCACCGTTAGATGTTAAACCATCAAGGAAAGTATTGGAAAAACAATTAATTGACGAGATTTCAGAAACTATCGAAGAAAACGGTAAGGTAATAATACCTGTTTTCGCAGTAGGTAGGGCTCAGGAGATAATTGTAATAATAAACAACTATATAAGAAGTGGTTTATTGAAAAAAGTGCCAGTGTACGTTTGCGGTTCATTAACCCACACAACAGGTATGTATATGAGTTATTCTGAATGGTTAAATCCTAAAATTAATAATTTAATGAATAATGGTACAAATCCATTTGGAAACCTTTTAAAAGCTGATGATAACATATTTAACAACAATGAACCTTGCATAATCATTTCAACATCCGGAATGGTTCAAGGCGGTCCCGTATTACAATATTTATCATTATTGAAAAACCCAAAAAATAAGTTAATTTTGACCGGTTATCAAGGTGAAGGTACTATCGGACGTAGTTTAGAAGAAGGGGCAACTGAGATTACTCCATTCAAAAAACCTATTCAAATTAAGGGTAAAATTACTAAAATAGAGTTTTCAGCACACGGGGATTATAATTCGCTTGTAAGATATCTTAAAAAGATACCAGAACCTAAAAAAGCCATCGTTATGCACGGTGAAAGATATCAAGCCCTTTCACTCGC
- a CDS encoding amidohydrolase family protein, which produces MTLFLKSNFLYGEEFELKEGTLVIENGIISDFLEGSNIKPESNEISVNEQTNNKDVFLKYNGLVIPSFNNLHTHIGDSAIKDVGINKSLDELVKPPHGLKHRFLNNCSDKDIVNGMISGMYELYENGTHIFCDYRENGLKGINLLNSALKLFNASLKDNYNSINKSNSKNLLKPYILGRPTVRLENENKNKNSQENCLNKNDFNESELKKEIFQILDFSQGIGLSGLNEYEDCELKFIRNVIDEYNKTIRDGKKVFSVHAGEHEGSVQYSRKNYGLSEIERLISLELKPDFIIHAVHVSNQEIKQLKENNIPLVICPRANASFNVGLPKIRELHKEGILMAIGTDNFMANSPSIFKEMDFIYKLYHLEPLEILKMATINGNKILGNSNKEYDNLGLIKEGFKPNFNFINYNFENSKNIIATLITRCESKNIDTKFKHMFENFISL; this is translated from the coding sequence ATGACTTTATTTTTAAAATCTAACTTTTTATATGGTGAAGAATTTGAATTAAAAGAAGGTACTCTCGTAATTGAAAATGGCATCATATCGGATTTTTTAGAAGGTTCAAACATAAAACCTGAATCTAACGAAATAAGCGTTAATGAACAAACTAACAACAAAGACGTATTTTTAAAATATAATGGCTTGGTAATACCTTCTTTTAATAATTTACATACCCACATAGGCGATTCAGCAATTAAAGACGTCGGCATAAATAAATCCTTGGACGAATTAGTGAAACCCCCTCACGGTTTGAAACATAGGTTTTTAAATAACTGTAGTGATAAAGATATAGTCAATGGTATGATATCGGGTATGTATGAATTATATGAAAATGGAACGCATATTTTCTGCGATTATCGGGAAAATGGTTTAAAAGGCATAAATCTTTTAAACAGTGCTTTAAAATTGTTTAACGCATCATTAAAAGATAATTATAATTCAATAAATAAATCTAATTCAAAAAATTTATTAAAACCTTATATTTTAGGACGACCTACTGTAAGATTGGAAAATGAAAATAAAAATAAAAATTCTCAAGAAAATTGTTTAAATAAAAATGATTTTAATGAGTCTGAATTAAAAAAGGAAATTTTTCAAATCTTAGATTTTTCACAAGGAATAGGTTTAAGCGGTTTAAATGAATATGAAGACTGTGAACTCAAATTCATAAGAAATGTGATTGATGAGTACAACAAAACCATTAGGGATGGTAAAAAAGTATTTTCAGTACACGCTGGTGAACATGAGGGTTCGGTTCAATATTCACGTAAAAATTATGGTTTATCTGAAATAGAACGGTTAATAAGTTTAGAATTAAAGCCTGATTTTATAATTCATGCAGTTCACGTATCAAACCAGGAAATAAAACAATTAAAAGAAAATAATATACCATTAGTGATTTGTCCAAGAGCAAACGCTTCATTCAATGTAGGATTGCCTAAAATAAGAGAATTGCACAAAGAAGGTATTCTAATGGCAATAGGTACGGATAATTTTATGGCTAATTCTCCGTCCATATTTAAGGAAATGGATTTTATATATAAATTATACCATTTGGAACCTTTAGAAATTTTAAAAATGGCAACAATAAATGGCAATAAAATATTAGGAAATTCAAATAAGGAATATGATAATTTGGGATTAATAAAAGAAGGATTTAAGCCTAATTTTAATTTTATTAATTATAACTTTGAAAATTCTAAAAATATAATTGCTACATTGATTACAAGATGCGAAAGTAAGAATATTGATACAAAATTTAAACATATGTTTGAAAATTTTATTAGTTTATAG